One genomic window of Candidatus Bathyarchaeota archaeon includes the following:
- a CDS encoding M3 family metallopeptidase — protein MYDWNKIRQDVENFSSELEKEWYLNLSGLKQEVNLSPIYNKYGHLFTKELILALKEKREHAKGEDERKLRHLQRFFASRYLVNTVKEVTEKADTMESKETVRLDGETIPFRQAFARAASEPNREKRSRLYEARNEVVERINVLSLARTEKLHETSKELGYSNYAALFETVRGIDFHQLEKLMQDFIAKTESTYVNRMENALLDKVGVGLDDAELHDMAFLLRARECDEYFPKEGAVRALSKMLARLGFCLEGQKNIMIDMEERPTKSPRAFCSAIRIPQEIKLVILPQGGQDDYASLFHEAGHAEHCACTNPELAVEYKRLGDDSVSEAFAYLLEYLLTDENWLKQNTPLRETDEYLDFFSLSKLYFLRRYGAKLSYELKLHRADTLEGMDEVYKETLEEILKFKHPKNRFLTDWDDGFYCTQYLRAWIFEEQLRATLKERFGEEWFNNKEAGAFLKNLWAYGQKYDAVELARMLGYRDLSIEQLLSSLQKRFS, from the coding sequence ATGTATGACTGGAATAAGATTAGGCAAGATGTGGAGAACTTCAGCAGCGAATTGGAAAAAGAATGGTATCTCAACTTGTCCGGTCTAAAGCAGGAAGTGAACCTCTCACCTATTTATAACAAGTATGGGCATTTGTTCACGAAGGAACTAATTCTAGCACTCAAAGAAAAGAGGGAACATGCAAAAGGAGAAGATGAAAGAAAACTTAGACACCTGCAACGATTCTTCGCCAGTAGATACCTGGTCAACACGGTAAAAGAGGTTACTGAAAAAGCAGATACAATGGAATCGAAAGAAACTGTCAGATTAGATGGAGAAACTATCCCTTTCAGACAAGCGTTTGCGAGAGCGGCAAGTGAACCAAACCGAGAAAAGAGAAGCCGACTCTATGAAGCGAGAAACGAAGTAGTAGAAAGAATCAATGTCCTTAGTCTGGCCAGAACGGAAAAACTACACGAAACTTCAAAAGAGTTGGGTTATTCGAACTATGCGGCGCTATTCGAGACCGTCAGGGGCATTGACTTTCATCAGCTAGAAAAACTGATGCAAGACTTCATCGCCAAAACCGAGTCTACTTATGTCAACAGAATGGAAAACGCACTACTTGATAAGGTTGGTGTTGGACTGGATGACGCGGAACTCCACGATATGGCCTTCCTCCTCAGGGCAAGAGAATGCGACGAATACTTTCCGAAAGAAGGCGCTGTGAGAGCTTTAAGCAAGATGCTAGCAAGGCTCGGTTTCTGCTTAGAAGGGCAGAAGAATATCATGATCGATATGGAGGAAAGACCAACAAAATCTCCAAGGGCTTTCTGTAGCGCGATAAGGATTCCCCAAGAAATCAAATTAGTTATCTTGCCTCAAGGTGGACAGGATGACTATGCAAGCTTGTTCCATGAAGCGGGACACGCCGAGCATTGTGCCTGTACGAATCCAGAACTAGCTGTGGAGTACAAGCGGCTAGGCGATGATTCTGTATCTGAAGCCTTTGCCTATCTTCTGGAATATTTGTTAACTGACGAGAATTGGCTGAAGCAGAATACGCCCTTGAGAGAAACAGATGAATACTTGGACTTTTTCTCTTTAAGCAAGCTCTATTTCTTGAGAAGATACGGAGCAAAACTTTCTTATGAACTCAAACTACACAGAGCCGACACACTAGAAGGAATGGATGAAGTATACAAGGAAACCCTTGAAGAAATTCTAAAATTCAAGCATCCTAAGAACCGTTTCCTCACTGATTGGGATGACGGCTTCTACTGCACGCAGTATTTACGGGCTTGGATTTTCGAAGAGCAATTGAGAGCAACGCTTAAGGAAAGATTCGGAGAAGAATGGTTTAACAACAAAGAGGCCGGAGCATTTCTGAAGAATTTGTGGGCTTATGGACAAAAATACGACGCTGTCGA